In one Pseudomonas sp. SG20056 genomic region, the following are encoded:
- a CDS encoding DUF2061 domain-containing protein: MLKTLTFTLMHFCIAFAVTYALTGSIAASGLVAAIEPLCNSVGFYFHEKVWQRIEGRATGAAARPKHAWLHHQA; the protein is encoded by the coding sequence ATGCTCAAGACTCTGACTTTTACCCTGATGCACTTTTGTATCGCTTTTGCCGTCACGTACGCGCTGACCGGCAGCATCGCGGCCAGTGGCCTGGTGGCGGCCATCGAACCGCTGTGCAACTCGGTGGGCTTCTACTTTCACGAGAAGGTCTGGCAGCGTATCGAAGGCCGCGCAACAGGCGCCGCTGCACGGCCCAAACATGCCTGGCTGCATCATCAGGCATAA
- a CDS encoding beta (1-6) glucans synthase has translation MPAISRFPAAPYMFACLLGLLTLFGLWFGIGQPVELADAATPTHKLQCASYTPFDKDQSPFDQPMQLRPERMEADLALLAERFECLRTYSVTGLEELPNMARKHGLKLIVGAWVSRNPADTAVEIAGLVKIANAHPDVVQAVIVGNEALLRKEVTPQQLVALIEQVKAQIEQPVTYADVWEFWLKHPEVAPAVDFITIHLLPYWEDNPAGIESALHEVAEVRQTFGNAYAPKDILIGETGWPSEGRQRETAVPSLVNQAKFIRGFVAMAEQNGWRYNLIEAFDQPWKRVSEGAVGGYWGLYDADRQDKSILAGSVSNLPHWPVWLTFSLALAAATLLLAGSPHSPRAALLLPLLAALGAGCIGLFAELTLVTSRYLGEWLWAGALLVLNLLVLAHAALLLGQQTGWRARLFNWLHSKGALWLALSGFAGAVMMLALVVDARYRSFPSAALLLPALVYLCRPVGGYRREVALLALLIGACIVPQLYQETLSNWQALGWALTCALLVAALWRSLRVKAQTA, from the coding sequence ATGCCTGCTATTTCTCGCTTCCCCGCTGCTCCCTACATGTTTGCCTGCCTGCTTGGCCTGCTGACGCTTTTCGGCCTGTGGTTTGGCATTGGCCAACCGGTCGAACTGGCGGATGCCGCAACGCCCACACACAAGCTGCAGTGCGCGTCCTACACGCCGTTCGACAAAGACCAATCACCCTTCGACCAGCCCATGCAGCTGCGCCCCGAGCGCATGGAAGCGGATCTGGCATTGCTGGCCGAGCGCTTCGAGTGCCTGCGTACCTATTCGGTGACCGGCCTGGAAGAGCTGCCGAACATGGCGCGCAAACATGGCCTGAAACTGATTGTCGGCGCCTGGGTCAGCCGCAATCCGGCCGACACTGCGGTTGAGATCGCTGGCCTGGTAAAAATCGCCAATGCCCACCCGGACGTCGTGCAGGCGGTGATCGTCGGTAACGAGGCACTGCTGCGCAAGGAAGTCACCCCACAGCAACTGGTGGCGTTGATCGAACAGGTCAAGGCGCAGATCGAGCAGCCGGTGACCTATGCCGATGTCTGGGAGTTCTGGCTCAAGCACCCGGAAGTTGCCCCCGCTGTGGACTTCATCACCATCCACCTGCTGCCTTACTGGGAAGACAACCCCGCCGGCATCGAGAGCGCATTGCATGAAGTCGCCGAGGTGCGCCAGACCTTTGGCAACGCTTATGCACCCAAGGACATTCTGATCGGCGAAACCGGCTGGCCGAGCGAAGGCCGCCAGCGTGAAACCGCTGTGCCGAGCCTGGTCAATCAAGCCAAGTTCATCCGCGGCTTTGTCGCCATGGCCGAGCAGAATGGCTGGCGCTACAACCTGATCGAGGCGTTTGACCAGCCGTGGAAACGCGTCAGTGAAGGCGCAGTGGGCGGTTACTGGGGCCTGTATGACGCAGATCGCCAGGATAAATCGATCCTCGCCGGCTCCGTATCTAACCTGCCGCACTGGCCGGTCTGGCTGACTTTCAGCCTGGCCTTGGCAGCAGCCACTCTACTGCTGGCCGGCAGCCCGCACTCGCCACGTGCAGCATTGTTGCTGCCACTGTTGGCGGCGCTGGGCGCCGGCTGTATCGGTCTATTTGCCGAATTGACGCTGGTCACCAGCCGCTACCTCGGCGAATGGCTCTGGGCCGGCGCACTGCTTGTACTGAATCTGCTGGTGCTGGCCCACGCCGCATTACTACTCGGCCAGCAGACTGGCTGGCGCGCGCGGCTATTCAACTGGCTGCATAGCAAAGGCGCGCTGTGGCTGGCGCTAAGCGGCTTTGCCGGTGCGGTGATGATGTTGGCGCTGGTAGTGGATGCGCGCTACCGCAGCTTCCCCAGCGCCGCACTGTTGCTACCGGCTCTGGTCTATCTATGCCGTCCGGTGGGCGGTTATCGCCGTGAGGTCGCCCTGCTCGCCTTGCTGATCGGCGCATGCATTGTGCCGCAGCTGTACCAGGAAACCCTGAGCAACTGGCAGGCCTTGGGCTGGGCACTGACCTGCGCGCTACTAGTGGCCGCGCTATGGCGCAGCCTGCGGGTTAAAGCGCAGACTGCCTGA